From a single Phacochoerus africanus isolate WHEZ1 chromosome 11, ROS_Pafr_v1, whole genome shotgun sequence genomic region:
- the MTNR1B gene encoding melatonin receptor type 1B, producing MPENGSFANCCEAGGPAEHPGWLGAGDARPSRTPRPPWVAPALSAVLIVTTAVDIVGNLLVILSVLGNRKLRNAGNLFLVSLALADLAVALYPYPLILTAIFQDGWALGEAHCKASAFVMGLSFIGSVFNITAIAINRYCYVCHSLAYHRLCRRWHTPLYICLVWLLTLAALVPNFFVGSLEYDPRIYSCTFIQTASARYTGAVVAVHFLLPMAVVCFCYLRIWVLVLRARRKVKSDNKLCPRSSNVRSFLSMFVVFVIFAVCWAPLNCIGLAVAVNPEAVAPQVPEGLFVASYYLAYFNSCLNAIIYGLLNQNFRREFQKIISALWNPRRCMQDSSKGSQAEGPESQALPEVSAQCPVGADTL from the exons ATGCCGGAGAACGGCTCCTTCGCCAACTGCTGCGAGGCGGGGGGCCCAGCGGAGCACCCGGGATGGCTTGGGGCGGGCGACGCGCGGCCCTCCAGGACCCCCCGGCCTCCCTGGGTGGCGCCCGCGCTGTCGGCTGTGCTCATCGTCACCACCGCGGTGGATATCGTGGGCAACCTCCTGGTCATCCTCTCGGTGCTCGGGAACCGCAAACTCCGGAACGCAG GTAACTtgttcttggtgagtctggccttGGCCGACCTGGCGGTGGCCTTGTACCCTTACCCACTAATCCTCACGGCCATCTTCCAGGACggctgggccctgggggaggcGCACTGCAAGGCCAGTGCCTTTGTGATGGGCCTGAGCTTCATTGGCTCCGTCTTCAACATCACCGCCATCGCCATTAACCGCTACTGCTACGTCTGCCACAGCCTGGCCTACCACCGCCTCTGCCGCCGCTGGCACACCCCCCTCTACATCTGCCTGGTCTGGCTCCTCACCCTGGCAGCCCTGGTGCCCAACTTCTTCGTGGGGTCCCTGGAGTACGACCCGCGCATCTACTCCTGCACCTTCATCCAGACGGCCAGCGCCCGGTACACGGGGGCAGTGGTGGCCgtccacttcctcctccccatgGCGGTCGTGTGCTTCTGTTACCTGCGCATCTGGGTGCTGGTGCTCCGGGCCCGCAGGAAGGTCAAGTCGGACAACAAGCTGTGCCCCAGGTCCAGCAACGTCCGGAGCTTCCTGAGCATGTTCGTGGTGTTCGTGATCTTCGCCGTCTGCTGGGCGCCGCTGAACTGCATCGGCCTCGCCGTGGCCGTCAACCCAGAAGCAGTGGCTCCCCAAGTCCCTGAGGGGCTCTTCGTCGCTAGCTACTACCTGGCTTATTTCAATAGCTGCCTTAACGCCATCATCTATGGGCTCCTGAACCAGAACTTCCGCAGGGAATTCCAGAAGATCATCTCTGCCCTCTGGAACCCACGGCGCTGCATGCAGGACTCTTCCAAGGGCAGCCAGGCCGAGGGGCCAGAGAGCCAAGCTCTCCCCGAGGTTAGCGCCCAGTGCCCTGTTGGGGCAGATACTCTGTAG